The Streptomyces cynarae genome contains a region encoding:
- a CDS encoding Rieske (2Fe-2S) protein gives MPTRPSATRRTVLRGAALTPVAGLGLAACSAAGEGGTAPDATPTAPVALGAESEVPKGGAKLYRDENVVVSRAADGSLKAYSTICTHAGCPINKLSGTTLVCPCHGSEFDARTGKVVQAPATEPLHELPVQVKNGRIVAGPAA, from the coding sequence ATGCCCACCCGTCCCTCAGCGACCCGTCGCACCGTCCTGCGCGGGGCGGCGCTCACCCCGGTCGCCGGACTCGGCCTCGCGGCCTGTTCGGCGGCCGGCGAGGGCGGAACGGCACCGGACGCGACCCCGACCGCACCGGTCGCGCTGGGCGCCGAGAGCGAGGTCCCCAAGGGCGGCGCGAAGCTGTACCGGGACGAGAACGTGGTGGTGAGCCGCGCGGCGGACGGCTCCCTGAAGGCGTACAGCACGATCTGCACGCACGCCGGGTGCCCCATCAACAAACTCTCCGGGACGACGCTCGTCTGCCCCTGCCACGGGAGCGAGTTCGACGCCCGCACCGGCAAAGTGGTGCAGGCCCCGGCCACCGAGCCGCTGCACGAGCTGCCCGTCCAGGTGAAGAACGGCAGGATAGTGGCGGGTCCGGCGGCCTGA
- the whiA gene encoding DNA-binding protein WhiA, translating to MAMTAAVKDEISRLPVTRTCCRKAEVSAILRFAGGLHLVSGRIVIEAELDTAMAARRLKRDILEIFGHSSELIVMAPGGLRRGSRYVVRVVAGGDQLARQTGLVDGRGRPIRGLPPQVVSGATCDAEAAWRGAFLAHGSLTEPGRSSSLEVTCPGPEAALALVGAARRLSIAAKAREVRGVDRVVVRDGDAIGALLTRLGAHESVLAWEERRMRREVRATANRLANFDDANLRRSARAAVAAGARVARALEILGDEVPEHLAAAGRLRMEHKQASLEELGALADPPLTKDAVAGRIRRLLAMADKRAADLGIPGTESNLTEEMADNMVG from the coding sequence ATGGCGATGACGGCAGCGGTGAAGGACGAGATCTCCCGGCTTCCCGTCACCCGGACCTGCTGCAGAAAAGCGGAGGTCTCGGCGATCCTGCGGTTCGCGGGCGGACTCCACCTGGTCAGCGGCCGCATCGTGATCGAGGCGGAGCTGGACACCGCGATGGCGGCCCGGCGGCTCAAGCGGGACATCCTGGAGATCTTCGGCCACAGCTCCGAGCTGATCGTGATGGCGCCCGGCGGTCTGCGCCGCGGCTCCCGCTACGTGGTGCGGGTGGTCGCGGGCGGTGACCAGCTCGCCCGCCAGACCGGCCTCGTCGACGGCCGGGGCCGCCCGATCCGCGGCCTGCCCCCGCAGGTGGTCTCCGGGGCCACGTGTGACGCGGAGGCGGCCTGGCGCGGCGCGTTCCTGGCGCACGGCTCGCTGACGGAGCCCGGCCGATCCTCGTCCCTGGAGGTCACCTGCCCGGGCCCCGAGGCCGCGCTCGCCCTGGTGGGTGCCGCCCGGCGGCTGTCGATCGCCGCGAAGGCCCGCGAGGTGCGCGGCGTGGACCGGGTGGTCGTACGGGACGGCGACGCGATCGGCGCCCTGCTGACCCGCCTCGGCGCGCACGAGTCCGTGCTGGCCTGGGAGGAGCGGCGGATGCGTCGCGAGGTCCGTGCCACGGCCAACCGCCTCGCCAACTTCGACGACGCCAACCTGCGCCGCTCGGCCCGCGCCGCGGTCGCCGCCGGCGCACGGGTGGCGCGCGCCCTGGAGATCCTGGGCGACGAGGTCCCCGAGCACCTCGCGGCCGCGGGCCGGCTGCGCATGGAGCACAAGCAGGCATCGCTGGAGGAGTTGGGCGCCCTCGCCGACCCGCCGCTGACCAAGGACGCGGTCGCGGGCCGTATCCGCCGACTGCTGGCGATGGCCGACAAGCGCGCCGCCGACCTCGGCATCCCGGGCACGGAGTCCAATCTCACGGAGGAGATGGCGGACAACATGGTGGGGTGA
- the rapZ gene encoding RNase adapter RapZ, producing the protein MTEHDQHAEERPALNQPDRPGPRESGADQGRQQAAQDNGAQVSTGSETAGIPEAAIPELVIISGMSGAGRSTAAKCLEDLGWFVVDNLPPALIPTMVELGARSQGNVARIAVVVDVRGRRFFDNLRESLADLEAKNVTRRIVFLESSDEALVRRFESVRRPHPLQGDGRIVDGIAAERELLRELRGDADLVIDTSSLNVHELRAKMDAQFAGEEEPELRATVMSFGFKYGLPVDADLVADMRFLPNPHWVPELRPYTGLNEEVAAYVFNQPGAKEFLDRYAELLRLIAAGYRREGKRYVTIAIGCTGGKHRSVAMSEKLAARLAAEGVETVVVHRDMGRE; encoded by the coding sequence ATGACCGAGCACGACCAGCACGCAGAAGAACGACCGGCGCTGAACCAGCCGGATCGCCCGGGTCCCAGGGAGTCGGGTGCGGACCAGGGGCGGCAGCAGGCCGCCCAGGACAACGGAGCACAGGTGAGTACGGGCAGTGAAACGGCCGGGATCCCCGAGGCGGCCATCCCCGAGCTGGTGATCATCTCCGGCATGTCCGGCGCCGGCCGTTCGACGGCCGCCAAGTGTCTGGAGGACCTCGGCTGGTTCGTCGTCGACAACCTGCCGCCCGCCCTGATCCCCACCATGGTGGAACTGGGCGCCCGCTCGCAGGGCAACGTCGCCCGGATCGCGGTCGTCGTCGACGTGCGAGGCCGCCGCTTCTTCGACAACCTCCGCGAGTCCCTGGCCGACCTGGAGGCGAAGAACGTCACCCGGAGGATCGTCTTCCTGGAGTCCTCCGACGAGGCCCTGGTGCGCCGTTTCGAGTCCGTGCGCCGTCCGCACCCCCTCCAGGGCGACGGCCGCATCGTCGACGGCATCGCCGCCGAGCGCGAGCTGCTGCGCGAGCTGCGGGGCGACGCCGACCTGGTGATAGACACCTCCAGCCTGAACGTGCACGAGCTGCGCGCCAAGATGGACGCCCAGTTCGCCGGGGAGGAGGAGCCCGAGCTGAGAGCCACCGTCATGTCCTTCGGCTTCAAGTACGGCCTCCCGGTGGACGCCGACCTCGTCGCCGACATGCGCTTCCTGCCCAACCCGCACTGGGTCCCGGAGCTGCGCCCCTACACCGGCCTCAACGAGGAGGTGGCCGCGTACGTCTTCAACCAGCCCGGCGCCAAGGAGTTCCTCGACCGCTACGCCGAGCTGCTGCGGCTGATCGCAGCCGGGTACCGCCGCGAGGGCAAGCGCTACGTGACGATCGCCATCGGCTGCACCGGCGGCAAGCACCGCTCCGTCGCCATGTCGGAGAAGCTGGCCGCCCGCCTGGCCGCCGAGGGAGTGGAGACCGTGGTCGTGCACCGGGACATGGGGCGCGAGTGA
- a CDS encoding gluconeogenesis factor YvcK family protein, producing MTGRTPRLSRLRRVVPEGRGGRARRRGAQPKVVALGGGMGLSASLAALRRITGDLTAVVTVADDGGSSGRLRDELGVLPPGDLRKALAALCGDDDWGQTWARVIQHRFQSKGDLHDHAVGNLLIVALWEQLGDHVQALDLVGRLLGAHGRVLPMSAVPLELQALVKGHDPERPDEIDTVRGQATVALTPGEVQSVHLVPNDPPAVPEAVEAVLDADWVVLGPGSWFSSVIPHLLVPELLDALVETKARRVLSLNLAPQPGETEGFSPQRHLEVLGRHAPKLALDVVLADQAAVLDRALLTEAAQRFGAAVELAPVARTDGTPRHDPELLAAAYDRIFRMHGRIGPWR from the coding sequence GTGACCGGACGTACTCCGCGGCTGAGCAGGCTGCGCCGAGTGGTGCCCGAGGGCCGTGGCGGCCGGGCGCGCCGCCGTGGTGCCCAGCCCAAGGTGGTCGCCCTCGGCGGCGGCATGGGCCTGTCCGCCTCGCTCGCCGCGCTGCGGCGGATCACCGGCGACCTCACGGCCGTCGTCACCGTCGCCGACGACGGCGGCTCCAGCGGGCGCCTGCGCGACGAGCTGGGCGTGCTCCCGCCCGGGGACCTGCGCAAGGCGCTGGCCGCGCTGTGCGGCGACGACGACTGGGGTCAGACCTGGGCCCGCGTCATCCAGCACCGCTTCCAGTCCAAGGGCGACCTGCACGACCACGCGGTCGGCAACCTGCTGATCGTGGCCCTGTGGGAGCAGCTCGGCGACCATGTCCAGGCCCTGGACCTGGTCGGCAGGCTGCTGGGTGCCCATGGCCGGGTGCTGCCCATGTCCGCCGTGCCACTGGAGCTCCAGGCGCTGGTCAAGGGCCACGACCCGGAGCGCCCGGACGAGATCGACACCGTACGGGGACAGGCGACCGTCGCGCTCACCCCGGGCGAGGTGCAGTCCGTGCACCTGGTGCCGAACGACCCGCCCGCCGTCCCGGAGGCCGTCGAAGCGGTCCTGGACGCCGACTGGGTGGTACTCGGGCCCGGGTCCTGGTTCTCCTCGGTGATCCCCCATCTGCTCGTGCCCGAGCTCCTGGACGCGCTCGTCGAGACGAAGGCGCGCCGGGTCCTCTCCCTGAACCTCGCCCCGCAACCCGGAGAGACAGAGGGCTTCTCCCCGCAGCGTCATTTGGAGGTTTTGGGACGACACGCCCCTAAACTCGCCCTGGATGTGGTGTTGGCCGACCAGGCCGCCGTGCTCGACCGCGCCTTGCTGACCGAGGCCGCCCAGCGGTTCGGTGCCGCGGTCGAGCTGGCCCCGGTGGCCCGGACCGACGGAACCCCGCGGCACGACCCAGAGCTGTTGGCCGCCGCGTACGACCGTATTTTTCGGATGCATGGAAGGATCGGCCCATGGCGATGA
- the uvrC gene encoding excinuclease ABC subunit UvrC, which produces MADPSSYRPKPGEIPDSPGVYRFRDEHRRVIYVGKAKSLRQRLANYFQDLANLHPRTRTMVTTAASVEWTVVSTEVEALQLEYTWIKEFDPRFNVKYRDDKSYPYLAVTMNEEFPRVQVMRGQKRKGVRYFGPYSHAWAIRDTVDLLLRVFPVRTCSAGVFKNAARTGRPCLLGYIGKCSAPCVGRISPGDHGELAEEFCDFMAGRTGTYLRRLEKQMMEAAEEMEYERAARLRDDIDALKKAMEKNAVVLTDATDADLIAVAEDELEAAVQIFHVRGGRVRGQRGWVTDKVEEITTGALVEHALQQLYGDETGDSVPKEVLVPALPDPIEPVQDWLTGRRGSNVSLRIPQRGDKKALMETVQRNAQQALALHKTKRASDLTTRSRALEEIAGALDLDSAPLRIECYDISHLQGEDVVASMVVFEDGLQRKSEYRRFQIKGFAGQDDVRSMHEVITRRFRRYLAEKEKTGEWADGEVLTEDDGRPKRFAYPPQLVVVDGGQPQVAAARRALDELGIDDIAVCGLAKRLEEVWLPDEEDPVVLPRTSEGLYLLQRVRDEAHRFAITYQRSKRTKRLRSSPLDDVPGLGETRKQALIKHFGSVKRLRSATVDQIQEVPGIGRKTAETIAVALAQAAPAAPAVNTATGEIMEEEEPVTTAGSSGEPVSTGAPHERRGQET; this is translated from the coding sequence ATGGCCGACCCCTCCAGCTACCGCCCCAAGCCAGGAGAGATCCCGGACTCTCCCGGGGTCTACAGGTTCCGTGACGAGCACCGCCGGGTGATCTACGTCGGAAAGGCGAAAAGCCTGCGTCAGCGCCTGGCGAATTACTTCCAGGACCTGGCGAACCTCCACCCGCGCACCCGCACCATGGTCACCACGGCCGCGTCCGTGGAGTGGACCGTGGTGTCCACGGAGGTCGAGGCCCTGCAGCTGGAGTACACCTGGATCAAGGAGTTCGACCCCCGGTTCAACGTCAAGTACCGCGACGACAAGAGCTACCCGTACCTCGCGGTGACGATGAACGAGGAGTTCCCGCGGGTGCAGGTGATGCGCGGCCAGAAGCGCAAGGGCGTGCGGTACTTCGGGCCGTACTCGCACGCCTGGGCGATCCGTGACACCGTGGACCTGCTGCTGCGCGTCTTCCCCGTGCGCACCTGCTCGGCCGGCGTCTTCAAGAACGCGGCCCGCACCGGCCGCCCCTGCCTGCTCGGCTACATCGGCAAGTGCTCCGCGCCCTGTGTGGGCCGGATCTCCCCCGGAGACCACGGCGAACTGGCCGAGGAATTCTGCGACTTCATGGCGGGCCGCACGGGGACGTACCTCCGTCGTCTGGAGAAGCAGATGATGGAGGCGGCCGAGGAGATGGAGTACGAGCGGGCCGCCCGACTGCGCGACGACATAGATGCCCTGAAGAAGGCCATGGAGAAGAACGCGGTCGTGCTCACGGACGCGACCGACGCCGACCTCATCGCGGTCGCCGAGGACGAACTCGAAGCAGCCGTGCAGATCTTCCACGTGCGTGGCGGACGCGTGCGCGGCCAGCGCGGCTGGGTCACCGACAAGGTCGAGGAGATCACCACCGGCGCCCTCGTCGAGCACGCCCTCCAGCAGCTCTACGGCGACGAGACGGGCGACTCGGTACCCAAGGAGGTCCTCGTCCCGGCGCTGCCCGACCCCATAGAGCCCGTCCAGGACTGGCTCACCGGCCGACGCGGGTCGAACGTGTCGCTGCGCATCCCCCAGCGCGGCGACAAGAAGGCGCTGATGGAAACCGTGCAGCGCAACGCCCAGCAGGCGCTCGCACTGCACAAGACCAAGCGCGCCTCCGACCTGACCACCCGCTCGCGCGCCCTGGAGGAGATCGCCGGCGCCCTCGACCTGGACAGCGCCCCCCTCAGGATCGAGTGCTACGACATCTCGCACCTGCAGGGCGAGGACGTCGTGGCGTCCATGGTCGTCTTCGAGGACGGGCTGCAGCGCAAGAGCGAGTACCGCCGCTTCCAGATCAAGGGCTTCGCGGGGCAGGACGACGTCCGGTCCATGCACGAGGTGATCACCCGCCGCTTCCGGCGCTACCTGGCCGAGAAGGAGAAGACGGGGGAGTGGGCGGACGGCGAGGTGCTCACCGAGGACGACGGGCGGCCCAAGCGGTTCGCCTACCCGCCGCAGCTCGTCGTCGTCGACGGCGGGCAGCCGCAGGTCGCCGCGGCCCGGCGGGCCCTGGACGAGCTGGGCATCGACGACATCGCCGTGTGCGGTCTCGCCAAGCGGCTGGAGGAGGTGTGGCTGCCGGACGAGGAGGACCCGGTGGTCCTGCCGCGCACCAGCGAGGGTCTCTACCTGCTCCAGCGGGTCCGGGACGAGGCCCACCGCTTCGCGATCACCTACCAGCGCAGCAAGCGGACCAAGCGCCTCAGGTCGAGCCCCCTGGACGATGTGCCGGGCCTCGGCGAGACCCGCAAGCAGGCGCTGATCAAGCACTTCGGCTCGGTGAAGAGACTGCGTTCCGCGACGGTCGACCAGATTCAGGAGGTTCCCGGCATCGGCCGCAAGACGGCCGAGACCATCGCCGTGGCCCTCGCCCAGGCGGCCCCGGCCGCACCCGCCGTCAACACGGCGACTGGAGAGATCATGGAAGAGGAGGAACCCGTTACGACGGCCGGTTCCTCCGGGGAACCCGTGTCCACGGGCGCCCCGCACGAGCGACGGGGGCAGGAGACATGA